The Flavobacterium psychrophilum genome includes a region encoding these proteins:
- a CDS encoding diguanylate cyclase, which translates to MFIMESTKDPVKETETFAPSMSPGFNASIFNALPVAVYTCDNKGYITYFNNAALKLWGRKPTLGNDRWCGGFKGYTEDGTLLSEDFCPYGQMINIGKVLPMDTFILERPDNTFVNVQPNPSLLYDTAGNVTGIINVLTDITAKNKEQHTSLNDAVNYKQISDSLEKTVEEKSLNLKKSEERYHRMIDEMQDYAILMLDPDGYILNWNKGAEKIKGYSEQEIIGQNFRIFYMDEDLAANLPETLIHKASVNGRAKNEGWRLRKGGTKFWAQVVITSMYDDNKNLIGFSKITRDLTERKLSDDRLAIYARDIEFRNKQLEEYAYIASHDLQEPLRKIQVFGEMLQESLNDPETIKRYLDKINASAARMTTLIKDVLKYSQLSSTEELFETTHLNIVLQYVLEDFDLALDQKKAIVNMTDLPSIKGIPIQLHQLFSNLISNAIKFSSANPVLSISAQSPSDQDFGEHQFLQPKLTYTKIIFKDNGQGFEQQYGDQVFKMFKRLGNTPGTGIGLALCKKITENHNGGISVSSQPGIGTEFSIFLPLV; encoded by the coding sequence ATGTTCATTATGGAAAGCACTAAAGACCCAGTTAAAGAAACCGAAACTTTTGCGCCGAGCATGAGTCCGGGTTTTAATGCCTCTATTTTTAACGCCTTGCCTGTTGCAGTATATACCTGCGACAATAAAGGATATATAACCTACTTTAATAATGCCGCTTTAAAGCTATGGGGACGTAAGCCTACATTGGGCAACGACCGTTGGTGCGGCGGGTTTAAAGGCTATACAGAAGACGGAACCTTGCTTTCTGAAGATTTTTGCCCCTATGGGCAGATGATAAACATTGGTAAAGTATTGCCGATGGATACCTTTATCTTAGAACGCCCCGACAATACTTTTGTAAATGTTCAGCCTAATCCTTCGTTGTTGTATGATACTGCAGGTAATGTAACCGGAATTATAAATGTACTTACAGATATCACAGCAAAAAACAAAGAGCAACACACATCGCTTAACGATGCTGTAAACTATAAGCAGATATCTGACTCACTGGAAAAAACAGTTGAAGAAAAAAGCCTGAACCTTAAAAAGAGTGAAGAACGCTATCATAGGATGATCGACGAGATGCAGGATTATGCTATTCTTATGCTCGACCCCGACGGTTACATACTGAACTGGAATAAAGGTGCAGAGAAAATTAAAGGGTACTCTGAACAGGAAATTATTGGGCAGAATTTCAGGATTTTTTACATGGACGAAGATCTTGCAGCCAATTTACCGGAAACGCTTATACATAAGGCTTCGGTAAACGGCCGGGCCAAAAACGAAGGATGGCGTTTGCGCAAGGGCGGAACCAAATTCTGGGCGCAGGTGGTAATAACATCTATGTATGATGACAATAAGAACCTTATAGGCTTCTCTAAAATAACCCGCGACCTTACCGAACGCAAACTGTCTGACGACCGACTTGCCATTTATGCCCGCGATATAGAATTCAGGAACAAACAGCTTGAGGAATATGCCTATATAGCGTCGCACGATTTGCAGGAGCCGTTGCGCAAAATACAGGTGTTTGGCGAGATGCTCCAGGAAAGCCTTAATGACCCTGAAACTATTAAACGCTACCTCGATAAAATAAATGCCAGCGCAGCACGAATGACTACTCTTATTAAAGACGTACTTAAATATTCGCAGCTTTCCAGTACCGAGGAACTTTTTGAAACTACCCATCTTAACATAGTACTTCAATATGTACTGGAAGACTTTGACCTGGCACTTGACCAGAAAAAAGCAATTGTAAACATGACCGATCTGCCCTCAATTAAAGGCATTCCCATTCAGCTGCACCAGCTTTTTTCAAACCTTATAAGCAATGCCATAAAATTTAGCAGTGCAAATCCTGTACTTAGTATATCGGCACAAAGTCCGTCGGATCAAGATTTCGGGGAGCATCAATTCCTGCAGCCGAAATTAACCTATACTAAAATTATCTTTAAAGATAATGGGCAGGGTTTTGAACAGCAGTATGGCGACCAGGTATTTAAAATGTTTAAGCGCCTTGGCAATACTCCGGGAACAGGTATTGGGCTTGCCCTTTGCAAAAAAATTACAGAGAACCACAATGGCGGCATAAGTGTAAGCAGTCAGCCGGGCATTGGTACGGAGTTTAGTATTTTCTTACCGCTGGTTTAA
- a CDS encoding esterase — protein MKKHLTFLLAFILFTSAYAQEFKTVTYFANDTLALEMDIFIPKNKSKEKLPLVVHVHGGGFAVGERKWDHAFTKQAAAQGFVASNISYTLYMKGKSFSCDGILPEKIKAIQIAANQMQQAVVYFIKNQDNYNIDTKKIFISGSSAGAEAVLHAAFWDKKMMKMYPGQLPADFKYAGIISGAGAIMDINLITPKNLIPTMLFHGSCDVTVPYGTAAHHYCEPGTPGWLMLFGSYSIFNHITDLKGNVKLVTFCGGGHEYSAELFTKDYQPSIDFMKAVLKGEKQQSHTIVATGKECSKYAEYDFCR, from the coding sequence ATGAAAAAGCACCTTACATTTTTACTCGCCTTTATACTATTTACATCTGCCTATGCGCAGGAATTTAAAACCGTTACCTATTTTGCTAACGATACTCTTGCCCTGGAGATGGATATTTTTATCCCAAAAAACAAAAGCAAAGAAAAACTGCCGCTTGTAGTACACGTTCACGGAGGCGGCTTTGCTGTTGGCGAACGCAAATGGGACCATGCTTTTACAAAACAGGCAGCAGCACAGGGATTCGTGGCTTCCAACATTAGCTACACACTGTATATGAAGGGTAAAAGCTTTAGCTGCGACGGTATATTACCGGAAAAAATCAAAGCCATACAAATTGCTGCCAACCAAATGCAACAGGCCGTTGTTTACTTTATTAAGAATCAGGATAATTACAACATAGACACAAAAAAGATCTTTATTTCGGGAAGCAGTGCCGGTGCCGAAGCTGTACTTCACGCCGCTTTCTGGGATAAAAAAATGATGAAAATGTATCCGGGGCAGCTTCCGGCAGACTTTAAATATGCAGGAATCATTTCGGGAGCCGGGGCAATTATGGATATCAATCTTATTACGCCGAAAAACCTCATCCCAACCATGCTGTTTCACGGTAGCTGCGATGTTACCGTGCCTTACGGAACAGCAGCCCACCATTATTGCGAACCGGGTACTCCGGGCTGGCTGATGCTGTTTGGATCGTATTCTATTTTCAACCATATTACCGACCTGAAAGGCAATGTTAAACTGGTAACGTTTTGCGGTGGAGGCCATGAATACAGCGCCGAATTGTTTACGAAGGACTATCAGCCATCCATCGACTTTATGAAAGCCGTGCTTAAAGGCGAAAAACAGCAAAGCCATACCATTGTAGCTACAGGAAAAGAGTGCAGCAAATATGCTGAATATGATTTTTGCAGGTAA
- a CDS encoding isoleucyl-tRNA synthase, with amino-acid sequence MSNKFTEYKGLDLPTVAGEVLDFWKKENIFDKSVTTREGKPQYVFFEGPPSANGLPGIHHVMARAIKDIFCRYQTQKGYQVKRKAGWDTHGLPVELGTEKELGITKEDIGKTISIEEYNEACKRTVMRYTDVWNDLTEKMGYWVDMEDPYVTYKPKYMESVWWLLKQIYDKGLLYKGYTIQPYSPKAGTGLSSHEVNQPGAYRDVTDTTIVAQFKTVADSLPEVLKGFGDIDIMAWTTTPWTLPSNTALTVGPNIDYVLVQTYNQYTFQPINVVLAKNLVGKQFGKNFVETSNNADFDAYNAGDKTIPYRIVAEAKGAALVGIRYEQLLPFVLPAQNPQDAFRVISGDFVTTEDGTGIVHTAPTFGADDAKVAKEAKPEVPPMLVEDENGNLIPLVDLQGKFTSHQGTLDNPNGQPLKLAGKYVKNEYYDAGTAPERSADVEISIYLKENNKAFKVEKYVHSYPHSWRTDEPLLYYPLDSWFIKVTDVKDRMFDLNDTINWKPKATGEGRFGNWLKNANDWNLSRSRYWGIPLPIWRTEDKTEEVLIGSAEELYSEIEKAIAAGVQDTNPFAGFTPGDMSDANYDLIDLHKNVVDSITLLSPSGKPMKRESDLIDVWFDSGAMPYAQWHYPFENKELIDNNVAFPADFIAEGVDQTRGWFYTLHAIGTLVFNQVAYKNVVSNGLVLDKNGQKMSKRLGNAVDPFTTLAEYGPDATRWYMIANANPWDNLKFDIEGVAEVRRKFFGTLYNTYSFFSLYANIDGFSYAEPEVPLNERPEIDRWILSELNTLIKDVDSFYADYEPTKAARAISDFVQENLSNWYVRLCRRRFWKGEYAQDKIAAYQTLYTCLLTVSKLGAPIAPFFMDRLYKDLTQASQQESFESVHLAEFPAYGDNFVDKSLESRMQKAQTISSLVLSLRKKEMIKVRQPLQKVMIPVLDANQKAEIEAVAELIKAEVNVKDIELMDDASGVLVKQVKPNFKALGPRFGKDMGLISKEIQNFTQEQINTIDKEGNLDVVVSGKSVNLTSEDVEITSQDIPGWLVANAGGITVALDITLTDDLKKEGIARELVNRIQNIRKDSGFEVTDRIKVTLQDNKILQDAVMANEDYIKSETLTDELIFGQDVADGVEIEFDDIKTLLLISK; translated from the coding sequence ATGAGTAATAAGTTTACTGAGTATAAAGGACTTGACCTGCCTACAGTGGCTGGCGAAGTGCTTGATTTCTGGAAGAAAGAGAATATATTTGACAAAAGCGTTACTACCCGCGAGGGCAAACCGCAATATGTGTTTTTTGAAGGGCCGCCGTCGGCAAACGGCCTGCCCGGTATTCACCACGTGATGGCACGTGCTATTAAAGATATTTTTTGCCGTTACCAAACCCAAAAAGGATATCAGGTAAAACGTAAGGCAGGGTGGGATACCCACGGCCTTCCGGTAGAACTTGGTACCGAAAAAGAACTGGGCATTACCAAAGAAGATATCGGTAAAACCATATCGATAGAAGAATATAATGAAGCCTGTAAGCGCACTGTAATGCGTTACACCGACGTGTGGAACGACCTTACCGAAAAAATGGGCTATTGGGTAGATATGGAAGACCCATACGTTACCTACAAACCCAAATACATGGAAAGTGTTTGGTGGCTACTGAAACAAATTTACGATAAAGGCCTTCTTTATAAAGGCTACACTATACAGCCGTATTCGCCTAAAGCGGGTACAGGACTAAGCTCTCACGAGGTTAACCAGCCCGGTGCCTACCGCGACGTGACCGATACTACCATCGTGGCGCAGTTTAAAACCGTTGCCGATTCATTGCCTGAAGTACTTAAAGGCTTTGGCGATATCGACATCATGGCATGGACAACCACGCCGTGGACACTACCAAGTAATACAGCATTAACCGTAGGGCCAAACATTGATTATGTTTTGGTACAGACGTATAATCAATATACTTTCCAGCCTATCAATGTTGTTCTTGCTAAGAACCTTGTAGGCAAACAGTTTGGTAAAAACTTTGTGGAAACCAGCAACAACGCCGATTTCGACGCGTACAATGCTGGCGATAAAACAATTCCGTACCGAATAGTTGCAGAAGCAAAAGGTGCAGCTCTTGTTGGCATCCGTTACGAACAGTTATTGCCGTTCGTACTGCCTGCACAGAATCCGCAGGATGCGTTCCGTGTTATATCGGGCGATTTTGTTACTACCGAAGACGGTACAGGTATCGTGCACACCGCGCCTACTTTTGGTGCAGATGATGCCAAGGTAGCTAAAGAAGCTAAACCCGAAGTGCCGCCAATGCTTGTGGAAGATGAAAACGGAAACCTTATTCCTCTTGTAGACCTTCAGGGTAAATTTACGTCGCACCAGGGCACTCTTGACAATCCTAACGGACAGCCGCTTAAACTTGCGGGCAAGTACGTTAAAAATGAATATTATGATGCTGGCACTGCTCCCGAAAGATCGGCAGATGTTGAAATATCGATCTACCTTAAAGAGAACAACAAAGCCTTTAAAGTAGAGAAGTACGTTCACAGCTACCCACACTCATGGAGAACAGATGAGCCATTATTATACTACCCTCTTGACAGCTGGTTCATTAAAGTGACCGATGTTAAAGACCGTATGTTCGACCTTAACGATACGATCAACTGGAAGCCTAAAGCTACAGGTGAGGGCCGTTTTGGTAACTGGCTTAAAAACGCTAACGACTGGAACCTTTCCCGTTCTCGCTATTGGGGTATTCCGCTTCCGATATGGAGGACTGAAGACAAAACCGAAGAAGTGCTTATCGGTTCTGCCGAAGAGCTGTATAGCGAAATAGAAAAAGCAATTGCTGCGGGTGTTCAGGATACAAATCCGTTTGCAGGCTTTACACCGGGCGATATGAGTGATGCAAATTACGACCTTATCGACCTGCATAAAAACGTGGTAGACAGCATTACGCTGCTTTCGCCATCAGGCAAACCTATGAAGCGCGAAAGCGACCTTATAGACGTTTGGTTTGATAGTGGGGCTATGCCGTATGCACAATGGCACTATCCGTTTGAAAACAAAGAACTGATTGATAACAACGTTGCTTTCCCTGCCGATTTTATCGCAGAAGGGGTGGACCAGACACGTGGATGGTTCTATACGCTGCACGCTATCGGAACATTAGTTTTCAATCAGGTGGCGTACAAAAATGTTGTGTCTAACGGACTTGTACTCGACAAGAACGGACAGAAAATGTCGAAACGTCTTGGCAATGCCGTAGATCCTTTTACCACCCTTGCCGAATATGGCCCAGATGCTACGCGTTGGTACATGATTGCCAATGCCAACCCTTGGGATAACCTTAAGTTCGATATTGAAGGTGTGGCTGAGGTGCGCCGTAAGTTCTTTGGTACTTTATATAATACGTACTCTTTCTTTTCGCTTTACGCGAATATCGATGGTTTCTCATACGCAGAGCCGGAAGTGCCGCTTAACGAAAGGCCGGAGATTGACCGTTGGATATTATCTGAACTGAACACGCTTATAAAAGATGTAGACAGCTTCTACGCCGATTATGAGCCTACAAAAGCTGCCAGGGCTATATCTGATTTTGTTCAGGAAAATCTGAGTAACTGGTATGTGCGTTTATGCCGCCGCCGTTTCTGGAAAGGCGAGTATGCACAGGATAAAATTGCGGCTTATCAAACGCTTTATACCTGCTTACTGACTGTGTCTAAACTTGGTGCGCCAATTGCGCCATTCTTCATGGACAGGCTGTATAAAGATTTAACACAAGCTTCACAACAAGAATCTTTTGAAAGTGTACATTTGGCCGAATTTCCAGCGTATGGTGATAACTTTGTTGATAAATCACTTGAAAGCAGGATGCAGAAGGCGCAGACCATTTCGTCGCTTGTACTTTCGCTAAGGAAGAAGGAGATGATAAAGGTTCGTCAACCGCTGCAAAAGGTAATGATACCGGTACTTGACGCAAATCAGAAAGCTGAAATTGAGGCTGTTGCCGAACTTATTAAAGCTGAGGTTAACGTTAAAGATATTGAGCTTATGGATGATGCTTCGGGTGTACTTGTTAAGCAGGTTAAACCGAATTTTAAAGCATTAGGACCACGCTTTGGTAAAGATATGGGTCTGATTTCTAAAGAGATACAAAATTTTACTCAGGAGCAGATCAACACTATAGATAAAGAGGGTAATCTTGATGTTGTAGTGTCAGGAAAAAGTGTTAATTTAACATCTGAGGATGTAGAGATAACATCGCAGGATATACCGGGGTGGCTGGTAGCAAACGCAGGCGGTATTACCGTAGCGTTAGACATTACGCTAACCGATGACCTTAAGAAAGAAGGTATTGCAAGAGAGCTGGTTAACAGGATTCAAAACATCCGGAAAGACAGCGGCTTTGAAGTAACCGACAGAATTAAGGTAACCCTGCAGGACAATAAAATCTTACAGGATGCCGTTATGGCGAATGAAGATTATATTAAAAGTGAGACACTTACCGATGAGCTTATATTTGGACAGGATGTAGCTGACGGTGTGGAAATAGAATTTGATGACATTAAAACCTTATTATTAATTTCAAAATAG
- a CDS encoding GxxExxY protein, with product MDKLLHKELTSEIIKAFYDVYNDLGYGFLERVYQNALFLELQSRGFNVEAQKKIVVYYKGIVVGDYFADIIVNNTVILELKACDYIVEEFEYQLINYLKSTNCEVGLLLNFGKEPEFIRKIFSNSNKKNIVLKNPR from the coding sequence GTGGATAAACTACTCCATAAAGAATTAACCTCTGAAATAATAAAAGCCTTTTACGATGTGTATAATGATCTTGGTTATGGCTTTTTAGAAAGAGTATATCAAAATGCGCTGTTTTTAGAATTACAATCCAGAGGATTCAATGTTGAAGCTCAAAAGAAAATCGTTGTTTACTATAAAGGAATTGTGGTAGGTGACTATTTCGCAGATATTATAGTAAACAATACCGTAATATTGGAACTGAAAGCCTGCGATTATATCGTAGAAGAATTTGAATATCAACTCATAAATTATTTAAAAAGCACCAATTGCGAAGTTGGTCTGTTGCTTAATTTTGGGAAAGAACCGGAGTTTATTCGTAAAATTTTCAGCAACAGTAATAAAAAGAATATAGTGCTAAAAAATCCGCGTTGA
- a CDS encoding molecular chaperone DnaK, with protein sequence MVDEQIRYSDADLAEFRELISKKIEKAKADLDLIRSAYMNDLNNGTDDTSPTFKAFEEGSETMSKEANSQLAIRQEKFIRDLKNALIRIENKTYGICKVTGKLINKERLKLVPHATMSIEAKNMQR encoded by the coding sequence ATGGTAGATGAGCAAATACGATACTCTGATGCTGACCTTGCAGAGTTTAGGGAATTAATTAGCAAAAAAATTGAGAAAGCTAAAGCCGATTTAGACCTGATACGCAGCGCTTATATGAACGACCTTAACAACGGTACCGACGATACGTCGCCTACGTTTAAGGCTTTCGAAGAAGGCAGCGAAACAATGTCTAAAGAAGCGAACTCACAATTGGCTATCCGCCAGGAGAAGTTCATCCGCGACCTTAAGAATGCGCTAATACGTATTGAAAACAAAACGTATGGCATTTGCAAAGTAACCGGAAAGCTAATCAACAAAGAAAGGCTAAAATTGGTTCCCCATGCTACAATGAGCATCGAAGCTAAGAACATGCAACGATAA